A genomic segment from Bacteroidota bacterium encodes:
- a CDS encoding homogentisate 1,2-dioxygenase, translating to MPHYVTRGKVPHKRHTQFPKPKGGLYSEELVSTEGFSSVYSLIYHCYPPTMVKKIDDPIDVSPKVAMKKSLQNRCYNGFQVAAQDDFLKSRVPVLVNNDCHIILSAPRKSTKGYFYKNSDACELIFVHEGTGTLKSIYGDLKFSYGDYINIPRGTIYQIEFDTKANRLLIVESFSPLAYPKRYRNEFGQLLEHSPYCERDIRAPKNLETIDKKGDFLVYIKKQGQLWPYHYAAHPFDAIGWDGQHYPYIFSIHDFEPITGRLHQPPPIHQTFEAHNLVICSFVPRLYDYHPKAIPAPYHHSNVDSDEVLYYVDGDFMSRKHVERGMITLHPIGIPHGPHPGTVEKSIGAKETKELAVMVDTFNPLWITEEALKIESPDYYKSWID from the coding sequence ATGCCACATTATGTAACGAGAGGCAAAGTGCCTCACAAACGCCATACTCAGTTTCCCAAACCCAAAGGAGGGCTTTATAGCGAAGAGTTGGTTTCGACCGAAGGATTTTCCAGTGTTTACTCACTTATATACCACTGCTATCCACCTACCATGGTGAAGAAAATTGATGATCCGATAGATGTGAGTCCAAAGGTCGCTATGAAGAAAAGTTTGCAGAACCGTTGCTATAATGGTTTCCAGGTGGCGGCTCAAGATGATTTTCTAAAATCCAGAGTTCCGGTGTTGGTCAATAATGATTGCCACATCATATTGTCTGCCCCGCGCAAATCCACTAAAGGCTACTTCTATAAAAACAGTGATGCCTGTGAATTGATTTTTGTCCACGAAGGAACCGGGACGCTGAAAAGTATTTATGGCGATTTGAAATTCAGTTACGGAGATTATATCAACATCCCTCGCGGAACCATTTACCAAATTGAATTTGATACTAAGGCTAATCGCCTGTTGATTGTAGAGTCTTTCTCCCCCTTGGCTTATCCCAAACGTTATCGCAATGAATTTGGACAATTATTAGAGCATTCTCCATACTGCGAACGCGATATCCGCGCCCCCAAAAATCTTGAGACTATTGATAAGAAAGGTGATTTTCTAGTTTATATAAAAAAACAGGGGCAATTGTGGCCCTACCACTATGCTGCGCATCCTTTCGATGCTATAGGATGGGATGGGCAACATTATCCATACATCTTTTCCATTCATGACTTTGAACCGATTACCGGCCGATTGCATCAGCCGCCACCAATTCATCAAACTTTTGAAGCCCACAACTTGGTGATCTGCTCTTTTGTCCCTCGTCTTTATGATTATCATCCTAAGGCAATCCCTGCTCCATATCATCACAGCAATGTGGATAGCGACGAAGTACTCTATTATGTTGATGGCGACTTCATGAGCCGCAAACATGTAGAGCGCGGAATGATTACTCTGCATCCTATTGGAATTCCCCACGGTCCGCATCCCGGAACGGTGGAAAAAAGCATCGGGGCAAAGGAGACTAAAGAGTTAGCCGTCATGGTAGATACTTTTAACCCTTTATGGATTACCGAAGAGGCCTTGAAAATTGAAAGTCCGGACTATTATAAGAGTTGGATAGACTAA
- a CDS encoding sigma-70 family RNA polymerase sigma factor, translating into MRRIRISQRVTTRDSNSLNRYLKEIGDIEVLSCEEEIALLKRIRVGDTNALEHFTRANLRFVVAVAKQYQNNGMSLPDLICEGNLGLLKATERFDETRGFKFISYAIWWVQQCIMKALSEHSRIIRLPQNQLGSLNKIKNAFAMLEQEFEREPSCEELSRILEVDTNEIHLLIELDKNQVSVDAPISLDADGSWLDVLENKDAEPTDYEIVHNESLREELHSSLSLLTEKQAQVIKLYFGIGEQEPLNLQEIGQRMKVSNERVRQLKTAALKRLRQTTRSKILKDYFGKP; encoded by the coding sequence ATGCGCAGGATAAGAATTAGTCAAAGGGTTACCACAAGGGATAGCAACTCCCTGAATCGCTATTTAAAAGAAATTGGTGATATCGAAGTCCTTTCCTGTGAGGAGGAAATTGCTCTTTTAAAAAGGATAAGAGTTGGTGATACGAATGCCTTAGAGCATTTTACAAGAGCCAATCTCCGATTTGTGGTTGCGGTAGCTAAACAATATCAGAATAATGGTATGAGTTTACCCGATTTAATTTGTGAAGGGAATTTAGGCCTGCTGAAGGCTACGGAACGATTTGATGAAACTAGAGGATTCAAATTTATATCTTATGCCATTTGGTGGGTTCAGCAGTGCATAATGAAGGCGCTATCAGAACATTCGAGGATTATCAGGCTTCCTCAAAATCAGCTAGGGTCACTCAACAAAATAAAAAATGCATTTGCCATGCTTGAGCAGGAATTTGAGCGAGAGCCCAGTTGCGAAGAATTGTCACGTATTTTAGAAGTAGATACCAATGAAATACATCTTCTGATTGAATTGGATAAAAACCAGGTTTCAGTAGATGCCCCTATTTCTCTAGATGCTGACGGTTCTTGGTTAGATGTGTTGGAGAATAAAGATGCTGAACCGACGGACTATGAGATTGTTCATAACGAATCATTGCGAGAGGAGTTACATAGTTCGCTTTCTTTACTTACCGAAAAACAAGCGCAGGTTATTAAACTCTATTTTGGCATTGGGGAACAAGAGCCGTTAAATTTACAAGAGATAGGACAAAGAATGAAGGTCTCTAATGAACGAGTAAGACAACTAAAAACTGCGGCACTAAAACGTCTACGTCAAACTACTCGTTCAAAAATACTGAAAGATTATTTTGGCAAACCATAG
- the hppD gene encoding 4-hydroxyphenylpyruvate dioxygenase, producing the protein MVEDFLPLNGTDHIEFYCGNAKQSAYYYQAAWGYELVAYAGPETGLRDRASYVLQQDKIRIVLTSGMHPESEINKHYLKHGDGIKVLALWVDDARKSYEETTKRGGIGIMEPTVLKDEFGEVVISAIKTYGETIHKFVERKNYKGAFLPGYQPKKSNFPVKGVGLKYVDHCVGNVELGKMNEWVKFYEQVMGFKLLITFDDKDISTEYTALMSKVVSNGNGYVKFPINEPANGKKKSQIEEYIEFYHGAGVQHIAVATDDIIATVTELRARGVEFLYVPETYYDEVWSRVGEINEDHQAIKKLNILIDRDEEGYLLQLFTKPVQDRPTVFFEIIQRCGAKSFGKGNFKALFEAIEREQDLRGNL; encoded by the coding sequence ATAGTTGAAGATTTCCTTCCGCTTAACGGTACCGACCACATTGAATTCTATTGCGGCAATGCCAAACAATCTGCCTATTATTATCAAGCAGCTTGGGGCTATGAACTGGTAGCTTATGCGGGGCCAGAAACCGGGTTGCGTGATCGTGCCAGCTATGTACTGCAACAAGATAAAATCCGGATCGTACTCACCTCCGGTATGCACCCCGAAAGCGAAATCAATAAACATTATCTAAAACACGGTGACGGTATCAAGGTACTAGCCTTGTGGGTGGATGATGCGCGTAAGAGTTATGAAGAGACAACGAAGCGCGGCGGTATAGGGATCATGGAACCAACTGTACTGAAGGATGAATTCGGTGAGGTGGTGATTTCGGCTATTAAAACCTATGGAGAAACCATCCACAAGTTTGTGGAACGTAAAAATTATAAGGGAGCATTTCTACCTGGCTATCAGCCAAAGAAATCTAACTTTCCTGTTAAAGGAGTAGGTTTGAAATATGTGGACCACTGTGTTGGCAACGTGGAACTGGGCAAGATGAATGAATGGGTAAAGTTCTATGAACAGGTGATGGGTTTTAAACTTCTTATCACCTTTGATGACAAAGATATTTCTACCGAATACACTGCCCTGATGAGCAAAGTAGTGAGCAACGGCAACGGGTACGTCAAATTCCCCATCAATGAACCGGCAAATGGAAAAAAGAAATCACAGATTGAGGAATACATCGAGTTTTATCACGGTGCTGGTGTACAACACATTGCCGTTGCCACAGATGATATAATAGCAACAGTTACTGAACTGAGAGCGCGGGGAGTAGAGTTTCTTTATGTTCCCGAAACCTATTATGACGAGGTGTGGAGTAGAGTCGGCGAAATCAATGAAGACCATCAGGCGATTAAAAAACTCAATATACTCATTGATCGTGACGAAGAAGGTTACCTCCTTCAACTATTCACTAAACCTGTTCAGGACCGACCTACGGTATTCTTCGAAATCATTCAGCGCTGCGGTGCCAAGAGTTTTGGCAAAGGAAATTTCAAAGCGCTGTTTGAAGCGATTGAGAGAGAGCAGGATCTACGGGGTAATTTATAG
- a CDS encoding transposase, with protein MFAEDETCRNYRYSTYVTNLEFAPAEVWRMYRGRGDAENRIKELKQDFGFDSFNLNGFYPTEAALTFAMIAYNLMSLFRTFAIGAYFEKQNGKLDLNKKRRKWFSCLWNYPLKIPFHFSNP; from the coding sequence CTGTTTGCCGAAGATGAAACCTGTCGAAACTATCGCTATTCTACCTATGTTACCAATCTCGAGTTTGCTCCCGCAGAAGTGTGGCGGATGTACCGTGGCAGAGGGGATGCGGAAAACAGAATTAAGGAACTGAAACAAGACTTTGGTTTTGACAGCTTTAACTTAAATGGATTTTACCCAACCGAAGCCGCACTGACTTTTGCCATGATTGCTTATAATCTAATGTCGCTTTTTAGAACCTTTGCCATTGGAGCATATTTTGAAAAGCAAAATGGTAAACTCGACCTAAATAAAAAACGAAGAAAATGGTTTTCCTGTTTATGGAATTATCCACTTAAAATTCCTTTTCATTTTTCTAATCCGTAA
- a CDS encoding four helix bundle protein produces MRKMEQLEDLDCRKAVRKLVNCSCGLLVLRPLSKDYTIKDQLKRTALSTMNNIAERPRRYSDSSAIRHLEISFTSRQEDRSIL; encoded by the coding sequence ATGAGAAAGATGGAACAATTAGAAGACTTAGACTGCCGTAAAGCGGTAAGAAAGTTGGTGAACTGTTCCTGTGGTTTGCTTGTGCTGCGACCATTGTCAAAAGACTATACTATCAAAGATCAACTAAAACGGACAGCACTTTCCACCATGAATAATATCGCTGAAAGGCCTAGGAGATATAGTGATAGTAGTGCTATTCGCCATCTCGAAATATCTTTTACATCAAGACAAGAAGACCGGAGCATTTTATAA